Proteins from a genomic interval of Nostoc sp. TCL240-02:
- a CDS encoding response regulator transcription factor: protein MSEIKILVIEDHNLTRIGLRSALQTQPEFNIVGEAANAADGIKLLKTLKPDVATIDIGLPDMDGIELTRTFRQYQAENEDYTTKLLILTMQNSEQAVLAAFAAGADSYCMKDIETEKLVEAVQTTYAGSSWIDPAIADLVLQQIRQDFPDGSRGASGKRVLIEGIDPDVEKSIVSYPLTHREMDVLELIVAGCDNAEIAKRLYLTVGTVKTHVRGILNKLCVADRTQAAVRALRAGLVP from the coding sequence ATGAGTGAAATCAAGATCCTCGTGATCGAAGATCACAACCTTACGAGAATCGGCTTACGGTCTGCCTTACAAACCCAGCCAGAGTTTAACATTGTTGGTGAAGCAGCCAATGCAGCCGACGGCATCAAGCTTCTGAAAACTCTCAAGCCGGATGTTGCCACTATTGACATCGGTTTGCCTGACATGGATGGTATTGAGCTAACACGTACATTTAGGCAATATCAAGCAGAGAATGAAGATTACACCACAAAGCTGCTAATTTTAACGATGCAAAATAGCGAGCAGGCAGTTTTAGCAGCATTTGCAGCAGGTGCAGATTCTTATTGCATGAAGGATATCGAAACTGAGAAACTAGTTGAGGCTGTGCAAACGACTTATGCAGGTAGCTCATGGATCGATCCTGCGATCGCAGATCTTGTATTACAACAAATACGTCAAGATTTCCCTGATGGTAGCAGAGGCGCATCTGGAAAAAGAGTCTTGATTGAAGGTATTGATCCCGATGTTGAGAAAAGTATAGTCAGCTATCCTTTAACTCACCGGGAAATGGATGTTTTAGAGTTGATCGTCGCTGGGTGTGACAATGCAGAAATTGCTAAAAGACTCTATTTAACAGTCGGTACTGTAAAAACTCATGTTCGAGGTATTCTCAATAAACTCTGTGTTGCTGACCGTACACAGGCTGCCGTCCGGGCTTTACGGGCTGGATTAGTACCGTAA
- a CDS encoding aspartyl protease family protein, giving the protein MGKLILPNLLGKQMGQVIVTLTVTNRIDQVLAQRGFISSGEVRSYTLDNVLVDKGATLLCLPASIISQLGLVQGGEAQVETAAGVQQGQIFRDVELSIGERQGTFDCLELTEVPYALLGVTPMEVLGLEPDLKNRKLRILPMNSEQTYLSVL; this is encoded by the coding sequence ATGGGTAAGCTGATACTACCAAATCTTCTGGGTAAGCAAATGGGGCAAGTAATAGTTACCCTCACTGTCACGAATAGAATTGATCAAGTTTTGGCTCAACGAGGCTTTATTTCTTCGGGGGAAGTTCGCTCTTATACTCTGGATAATGTTTTAGTTGATAAGGGTGCAACTTTGCTGTGTTTACCTGCTAGCATTATTAGTCAACTAGGTTTAGTCCAAGGTGGAGAAGCCCAGGTAGAGACTGCTGCTGGAGTGCAGCAGGGGCAAATTTTTCGAGATGTAGAACTAAGTATTGGAGAACGTCAAGGAACCTTTGATTGTCTGGAACTCACAGAAGTACCTTATGCCCTTTTGGGTGTAACGCCAATGGAAGTTTTAGGATTAGAACCAGACCTTAAAAATCGGAAGTTGCGGATTTTGCCGATGAATTCTGAGCAAACTTATTTGAGTGTATTGTAA
- a CDS encoding CsbD family protein produces the protein MSIEDRAKAFAKNVEGKVQEVVGEVTGNPNDKAEGKAKQAEAQVRHTAENIKDEVKKTLE, from the coding sequence ATGAGTATCGAAGATAGAGCTAAAGCTTTTGCTAAGAACGTCGAAGGAAAAGTCCAAGAAGTGGTTGGCGAAGTAACTGGCAACCCCAACGATAAAGCTGAAGGTAAAGCTAAACAAGCTGAAGCCCAAGTTCGTCATACTGCTGAAAATATCAAAGATGAAGTAAAAAAGACTTTAGAATAG
- a CDS encoding penicillin acylase family protein: MPLQAQIKNFRKRWFPRILKRILIVLLVLGLLLVEFATYTVRQSFPQESGTIQLPQLKAEVTVQRDKWGIPHIYAANSHDLFMAQGYIHAQDRFWQMDFWRHIGSGRLSEMFGSSQVDTDRYLRTMGWARVAQQEIQEINAEMKAYLEAYSDGVNAYLKEHQGNALSLEYTVLKFLNPGYKPEPWQILHSLTWGKVMAYDLGTNFQSEVERAILLKTLIPTQVEELYPPYPQDLPAILPEFQKGKTGEDENYDETQFTAFGIEEVIESITKPMIALEQLIGPTGIGIGSNNWVISGELTDTGKPILANDPHLGVQIPSIWYEVGLHCVSKSAECPYNVTGFSFAGMIGVIIGHSDRIAWGVTNVLSDVMDLYIEKINPKNPNQYEVNGKWVDMKLVQETIQVAGNQPIVQTVRYTRHGPILSDVSPNLKKFQPKPLEIPQNYAVALRWTALEPSKLGYAIPQINRAQNWQEFRTAASNYDVPAQNLVYADVDGNIGYQMPGKFPIRAKGNGRYPVPGWTDEYEWQGYIDFEKLPKSFNPSQGYIATANNLVMRKYPYLITTDWVYGYRAQRIVEMISQKTEPISLEDVQQIQGDDRNLNAQTLVPLLQSITVDTPRSQAAQKLLQDWNLQLGMTSSAAALFEVFWKHLLADTFHDQLPERYFPNGGDRWYAVVANLVKQPNSSWWDNRNTPKVENRDEILRQSFTKAVDELEGIQSKDPKNWNWGKLHTVTFRNATLGKSGVAPIEGLFNRGAFATAGNGETVNANRWRANKSFEVTDIPSLRMIVDLGNLDNSVAIHTPGQSGHAFHTHYNDMVDSWRNIEYHQMLSQPKNVTDNTAATLKLIPKL; encoded by the coding sequence ATGCCACTGCAAGCCCAAATAAAAAACTTCAGGAAACGTTGGTTTCCTCGGATTCTCAAAAGAATTTTAATTGTGCTGTTAGTGCTGGGGCTATTGTTAGTGGAATTCGCCACCTACACTGTGCGCCAATCATTTCCGCAAGAGAGTGGCACAATTCAACTACCTCAACTCAAAGCTGAAGTAACCGTCCAGCGCGATAAATGGGGAATTCCCCACATTTATGCTGCCAACTCTCACGATTTATTTATGGCGCAAGGTTATATTCACGCCCAAGACCGTTTTTGGCAAATGGATTTTTGGCGACACATCGGTTCTGGGCGACTCTCAGAAATGTTTGGTTCCTCTCAGGTTGACACTGATAGATATCTGCGGACAATGGGTTGGGCGAGGGTGGCGCAGCAAGAAATTCAGGAAATTAATGCAGAGATGAAGGCATACCTGGAAGCATACTCAGATGGTGTTAATGCTTATCTGAAAGAGCATCAAGGTAACGCCCTGAGTCTAGAATACACTGTGCTAAAATTCCTCAATCCTGGGTATAAGCCAGAACCTTGGCAAATATTGCATTCTCTGACTTGGGGGAAAGTGATGGCTTACGATTTGGGTACAAATTTCCAGAGTGAAGTTGAACGTGCCATACTACTTAAAACCCTTATCCCCACTCAAGTAGAGGAACTTTATCCACCTTATCCTCAAGACTTGCCAGCGATTTTACCTGAGTTCCAAAAAGGGAAAACAGGAGAGGATGAAAATTATGACGAGACACAATTCACCGCCTTTGGTATTGAGGAAGTAATAGAGTCAATTACCAAGCCGATGATAGCTTTGGAACAACTCATAGGGCCTACGGGGATAGGCATTGGTTCTAATAACTGGGTGATATCCGGTGAGCTTACAGATACAGGTAAGCCAATTTTGGCAAATGACCCCCACTTAGGTGTGCAAATACCCTCTATATGGTACGAGGTTGGTTTGCACTGTGTATCTAAGAGTGCAGAATGTCCATACAATGTTACTGGCTTTTCCTTTGCGGGAATGATTGGGGTAATTATCGGTCATAGCGATCGCATTGCCTGGGGTGTAACTAATGTACTATCTGATGTGATGGATTTATATATCGAGAAAATCAATCCCAAAAACCCCAATCAGTATGAGGTAAATGGCAAATGGGTTGATATGAAACTCGTGCAAGAAACGATTCAAGTTGCGGGGAATCAGCCGATTGTGCAAACGGTACGCTATACCCGACATGGGCCGATTCTCTCTGATGTTTCACCCAATCTTAAGAAGTTCCAGCCAAAGCCCTTAGAAATACCGCAAAACTATGCCGTAGCCTTGCGCTGGACAGCCCTAGAACCTTCGAAATTAGGATATGCGATTCCCCAAATCAATCGCGCCCAAAACTGGCAAGAATTCCGCACTGCTGCGAGTAATTATGATGTCCCGGCTCAAAATTTGGTCTACGCTGACGTTGATGGCAATATTGGCTACCAAATGCCTGGTAAATTCCCCATTCGTGCCAAGGGAAATGGACGTTATCCCGTTCCTGGTTGGACGGATGAATATGAGTGGCAAGGCTATATTGACTTTGAGAAGTTACCCAAAAGTTTCAATCCGTCTCAAGGCTATATTGCTACTGCCAATAATTTAGTGATGCGTAAATATCCTTATTTAATTACCACAGATTGGGTTTATGGCTATCGGGCACAGCGCATCGTTGAGATGATTTCACAAAAAACCGAACCGATTTCCCTAGAAGATGTGCAGCAGATACAGGGTGACGATCGCAATCTCAATGCACAAACATTAGTACCCCTACTGCAATCTATCACTGTTGATACTCCCCGCTCGCAAGCAGCCCAAAAACTTTTGCAAGATTGGAATTTACAGTTGGGAATGACATCATCGGCTGCTGCCTTGTTTGAAGTATTCTGGAAACACTTGCTAGCAGATACGTTTCACGATCAGTTGCCTGAGAGATACTTTCCCAATGGAGGCGATCGCTGGTATGCTGTGGTAGCAAATTTAGTAAAACAGCCCAATAGTTCCTGGTGGGATAATCGCAACACCCCAAAAGTTGAGAACCGCGACGAAATCCTGCGGCAATCCTTTACAAAAGCTGTGGATGAACTAGAAGGGATTCAAAGCAAAGATCCGAAAAACTGGAATTGGGGCAAACTACATACTGTTACTTTCCGTAATGCCACCTTAGGTAAATCTGGAGTTGCACCGATTGAAGGTTTATTTAATCGTGGTGCATTTGCGACGGCTGGTAACGGCGAAACAGTCAATGCTAACCGATGGAGAGCAAATAAATCCTTTGAGGTGACAGATATTCCTTCCCTGCGGATGATCGTAGATTTGGGAAATTTGGATAACTCAGTTGCAATTCATACACCTGGACAATCAGGCCATGCTTTCCATACCCACTACAACGATATGGTTGACTCTTGGCGCAATATTGAATATCACCAGATGTTGTCGCAACCAAAGAACGTCACAGATAACACTGCTGCGACATTGAAGTTAATTCCCAAATTGTGA
- a CDS encoding hybrid sensor histidine kinase/response regulator — translation MSLTKSVKKDKILAVDDVFDNLLVLEAVLEDEGYEISLVEDSKIALAMVEESPPDIILLDVMMPEIDGYEFTRRIRQNPALPFIPILLLTAHYQSSVVEGLDAGADDFIRKPFDPDELHARVRSLLRLKHSIDERDQMANLRADFVSRFTHDLRIPLVASNRVLKLLLEGRFCEVSPQLQEIIDTMIGSNQDLLEMVNTLLEVYRHEAGCKTLKISPCNIQELVSEVTQELTPLAEEKGLAVNIDRGETTSTVMGDRVELRRVLTNIIGNAIKFTDKGSVDIHCHFTPADVTIDIQDTGPGISKQDQAILFERFRQGKHQRSGSGLGLYLSRCIIEAHQGTIGVTSEPGQGSTFTIRLPVAADN, via the coding sequence ATGTCTTTAACTAAAAGTGTCAAAAAAGATAAAATTCTCGCTGTCGATGATGTTTTTGACAATCTACTGGTCTTAGAAGCAGTCCTAGAAGATGAGGGCTATGAAATTAGCTTGGTGGAAGATAGCAAAATTGCTCTGGCTATGGTTGAGGAGTCACCACCAGACATCATTCTCTTAGATGTGATGATGCCAGAGATAGATGGCTATGAATTTACTCGACGCATCCGACAGAATCCGGCGTTGCCATTTATCCCTATTCTGCTGCTAACGGCTCACTATCAGTCTAGCGTTGTGGAAGGACTCGATGCTGGTGCAGATGACTTTATTCGTAAACCATTCGATCCTGATGAACTACATGCACGAGTGCGATCGCTCTTGCGCCTCAAACACAGCATAGACGAACGAGATCAGATGGCTAACCTGCGGGCAGATTTTGTCTCGCGTTTTACTCACGATTTACGTATACCATTAGTAGCCTCCAACCGCGTCTTAAAATTATTGCTGGAAGGCAGGTTTTGCGAAGTTTCGCCACAATTGCAAGAAATCATTGACACCATGATTGGCAGTAATCAAGACCTGCTGGAAATGGTAAATACCTTACTAGAAGTTTATCGTCATGAAGCGGGCTGTAAAACCTTAAAAATTTCTCCCTGCAATATTCAGGAACTAGTTAGTGAAGTTACCCAAGAATTAACTCCCTTAGCTGAAGAAAAAGGGTTAGCTGTAAATATCGATCGAGGTGAAACTACAAGCACCGTCATGGGCGATCGCGTAGAACTGCGGCGAGTTTTAACAAATATTATCGGCAATGCTATCAAATTTACAGACAAAGGTTCTGTAGATATTCACTGCCATTTCACTCCAGCAGATGTGACTATTGATATCCAAGATACAGGGCCGGGAATTTCTAAACAAGATCAGGCAATATTATTTGAGCGATTTCGCCAAGGTAAACACCAGCGTTCTGGTAGTGGTTTGGGACTATATCTGTCTCGGTGTATTATCGAAGCACATCAAGGCACAATTGGTGTGACATCTGAGCCAGGACAGGGTAGTACATTTACTATCCGTCTACCTGTAGCAGCCGACAATTAA
- a CDS encoding cytochrome C produces MSIFVKRKTRDAYGGLRQRQALQQNAERQFKRQFFGLLLVIVTWSLSMGWLLALATNAHSATPPVEIGTVDVVPAQYQLGQELYLENCSTCHIALPPAVLPTQTWKNLLQDSQHYGAQLQPLVDPPRILVWKYLSTFSRVQRDDEETPYRLSNSRYFKALHPGVKLPRPVQLGSCVSCHPSASDYNFRRLSAEWK; encoded by the coding sequence ATGTCAATTTTTGTTAAGCGCAAAACCCGCGATGCCTACGGCGGGCTACGCCAACGCCAAGCGTTACAGCAAAATGCCGAACGCCAATTCAAACGCCAATTTTTCGGTTTACTTCTGGTAATTGTAACGTGGAGCCTATCTATGGGCTGGCTTCTAGCCTTGGCAACTAATGCCCACAGTGCTACTCCCCCCGTCGAAATTGGCACTGTTGACGTAGTACCTGCACAGTACCAACTTGGGCAAGAACTGTATTTGGAAAACTGCTCCACCTGCCACATTGCCTTACCACCAGCCGTTTTACCCACCCAAACTTGGAAAAATCTCCTGCAAGACTCGCAGCACTACGGCGCACAACTACAGCCTTTAGTCGATCCACCGCGCATTTTGGTGTGGAAATATCTTTCGACTTTCTCGCGTGTGCAGCGAGACGACGAAGAAACACCCTATCGCCTCAGTAACTCACGTTATTTCAAAGCTTTACATCCAGGAGTTAAGTTACCACGTCCCGTCCAGCTTGGCAGCTGTGTCAGCTGTCATCCTAGCGCTAGTGACTACAATTTTCGCCGCCTGTCAGCAGAATGGAAGTGA
- a CDS encoding NAD(P)H-quinone oxidoreductase subunit 4 has protein sequence MIADQFPWLTAIVLLPLVASLLIPVLPDKDGKLVRWYALGVGIADFALMCYAFWKHYDANDASFQLVESYAWMSQLGLNWALSVDGLSVPLVLLAGFVTTLSIFSAWQVDHRPRLFYFLMLVLYFAQVGVFVAKDLLLFFIMWEVELIPVYLLVCIWGGQRRRYAATKFLLYTAAASIFILVAALAMGLYGGGDMTFDITALANKEYPLGLQLLLYAGLLIAFGVKLAVFPMHTWLPDAHGEASSPVSMILAGVLLKMGGYGLIRLNLELLPDAHIYFAPVLAILGVVNIIYGALNSFAQTNMKRRLAYSSISHMGFVLLGIASFTDLGINGAMLQMISHGLIASVLFFLAGVTYDRTHTMVMKDMGGIGQAMPKVFALFTIGAMASLALPGMSGFAGELSVFVGMTSSDVYSSTFCTVTVFLAAVGVILTPIYLLSMLREVFYGQGAALICDINNAGSENQEDEGTVCFGTDCFVPEDAVYDDARPREVFIAACFLLMIIGIGFYPKMAMQMYDVKTVAVNANLRQSYAIVSQTNPQIYANRLLVPQISEVEVAPVLGTLK, from the coding sequence ATGATAGCGGATCAATTTCCCTGGCTTACCGCGATTGTCTTGCTGCCACTCGTTGCTTCCCTGCTCATCCCTGTGCTGCCTGATAAAGATGGCAAGCTCGTACGGTGGTATGCACTGGGTGTAGGTATTGCAGACTTTGCCTTGATGTGCTACGCCTTTTGGAAGCATTACGATGCCAACGATGCTAGTTTTCAACTTGTAGAAAGTTATGCCTGGATGTCTCAGTTAGGCTTGAACTGGGCATTATCAGTTGATGGACTTTCAGTGCCACTTGTGCTTCTAGCAGGATTTGTCACCACACTCTCGATTTTTTCAGCTTGGCAAGTCGATCACCGCCCCCGCCTCTTCTATTTTTTAATGCTAGTGCTGTATTTTGCACAGGTTGGGGTGTTCGTTGCCAAAGACTTGCTGCTATTTTTCATTATGTGGGAAGTAGAACTAATTCCCGTCTACCTACTAGTCTGCATTTGGGGTGGACAAAGACGGCGTTATGCGGCTACGAAATTTTTGTTGTATACCGCAGCCGCTTCTATATTTATTTTGGTCGCAGCCTTAGCAATGGGGTTATACGGCGGCGGTGATATGACATTTGACATAACTGCCCTCGCAAATAAGGAATATCCCCTTGGTCTACAACTGCTACTTTATGCAGGGTTATTAATTGCATTTGGTGTCAAACTTGCTGTTTTCCCGATGCACACCTGGTTGCCTGATGCCCACGGTGAAGCATCCTCTCCTGTATCGATGATTTTGGCTGGTGTGCTGCTAAAGATGGGTGGATATGGACTAATTCGCCTGAATCTTGAGCTACTCCCCGATGCACACATTTACTTTGCGCCAGTTTTAGCCATTCTGGGTGTTGTCAACATTATTTATGGTGCATTAAACTCCTTTGCTCAGACGAATATGAAGCGGCGTTTAGCTTATTCGTCGATTTCCCACATGGGGTTTGTGCTGCTTGGGATTGCCTCATTCACTGATTTGGGAATCAACGGTGCAATGTTGCAAATGATCTCGCATGGTTTGATTGCCTCAGTGCTGTTCTTCTTGGCTGGAGTTACTTACGATCGCACCCACACAATGGTAATGAAAGATATGGGCGGTATTGGTCAAGCCATGCCCAAAGTCTTTGCCTTGTTTACAATCGGAGCAATGGCATCCTTAGCACTTCCCGGTATGAGCGGTTTTGCTGGCGAACTATCGGTATTTGTTGGGATGACAAGCAGTGACGTTTACAGTTCAACTTTCTGCACTGTCACAGTTTTTCTCGCCGCAGTTGGAGTTATCCTCACACCCATTTATTTACTTTCCATGCTGCGAGAGGTATTTTATGGTCAGGGTGCAGCACTGATATGCGATATCAATAATGCAGGCTCAGAAAATCAAGAAGATGAGGGAACAGTTTGTTTTGGTACAGATTGCTTCGTGCCAGAAGATGCAGTCTACGACGATGCTAGACCTCGTGAAGTGTTTATCGCTGCCTGTTTTTTGCTGATGATTATTGGTATTGGTTTCTATCCCAAGATGGCGATGCAGATGTACGACGTGAAGACTGTGGCAGTGAATGCTAATCTTCGCCAGTCTTATGCCATAGTCTCGCAAACAAATCCTCAGATTTATGCTAATCGATTATTGGTTCCGCAAATTTCAGAGGTTGAGGTAGCGCCCGTTTTGGGAACTTTGAAGTAA
- the secA gene encoding preprotein translocase subunit SecA — MLKLLLGDPNARKLKKYQPSVTEINLLEEEIKVLSDEELKGKTVEFKQRLAKGEALDDLLPEAYAVVREAGRRVLGLRHFDVQLLGGIILHIGQIAEMKTGEGKTLVATLPSYLNALTGKGVHVITVNDYLARRDAEWMGQVHRFLGLSVGLIQSSMTPSERQKNYDCDITYVTNSEVGFDYLRDNMATSMADVVQRPFNYCVIDEVDSILIDEARTPLIISGQVERPTEKYLQAAEIAFTLKKDEHYDVDEKARNVLLTDEGFAEAENLLGVTDLFDPEDPWAHFVFNAIKAKELFLKDVNYIVRNGEVVIVDEFTGRVLPGRRWSDGLHQAIEAKEHEEIQPETQTLATITYQNLFLLYPKLGGMTGTAKTEEPEFEKIYKLEVAVIPTNRDRRREDLSDMVFKTEPGKWGAIAKECAEMHELGRPVLVGTTSVEKSELLSRLLKQLEIPHELLNARPENVEREAEIVAQAGRKGAVTIATNMAGRGTDIILGGNSEYMARLKLREYFMPRIVMPEDEDSFGVQRPAGLPTGHGGGQGFVPGKKVKTWRASPEIFPTQLTKETEKLLKDAVEIAVREYGDRSLPELEAEDKVAVAAEKAPIDDPVILKLREAYNRVKQEYEQFTTREHDEVVGIGGLHVIGTERHESRRIDNQLRGRAGRQGDPGTTRFFLSLEDNLLRIFGGDRVAGLMNAFQVEEDMPIESGMLTRSLEGAQKKVETYYYDIRKQVFEYDEVMNNQRRAIYAERRRVLEGQDLKEQVIKYAEKTMDDIVDYYINIDLPSEEWELEKLVEKVKEFVYLLADLQPNQLEDMTVGEIKAFLHEQVRIAYDLKEAQIDQVQPGLMRQAERFFILQRIDTLWREHLQQMDALRESVGLRGYGQKDPLIEYKSEGYELFLDMMVNIRRDVVYSLFMFQPQPQQMMQASSEMV; from the coding sequence ATGCTAAAACTTTTGTTGGGCGACCCCAACGCTCGTAAGCTTAAAAAATACCAACCTTCTGTTACTGAAATTAACCTTTTAGAGGAAGAAATTAAGGTTCTTTCCGATGAGGAGCTAAAAGGTAAAACTGTCGAATTTAAACAACGACTCGCCAAAGGTGAAGCCCTGGATGACCTTTTGCCAGAAGCTTACGCCGTTGTTCGGGAAGCAGGACGGCGAGTGTTAGGCTTGCGGCACTTTGATGTCCAACTCCTTGGCGGTATCATTTTGCACATAGGGCAAATTGCCGAAATGAAAACTGGTGAGGGTAAAACGCTCGTAGCAACCTTGCCAAGTTACTTAAATGCCCTGACTGGTAAAGGTGTACATGTGATTACCGTGAACGATTACCTAGCCCGTCGGGATGCCGAATGGATGGGACAGGTGCATCGGTTTTTGGGGTTGAGTGTGGGGCTAATCCAGTCAAGCATGACTCCCAGTGAACGCCAGAAAAACTACGATTGCGATATCACTTATGTCACCAACAGCGAAGTCGGCTTTGACTACCTGCGGGATAACATGGCCACATCAATGGCAGATGTGGTGCAACGCCCATTCAATTATTGCGTAATTGACGAAGTAGACTCGATTTTAATTGATGAGGCGCGGACACCTCTGATTATTTCTGGGCAGGTGGAAAGACCTACAGAAAAGTATCTGCAAGCAGCTGAAATAGCATTCACACTCAAAAAAGACGAGCATTATGATGTGGATGAAAAAGCTCGTAACGTGCTATTGACAGATGAAGGCTTTGCAGAAGCCGAAAATCTTTTGGGAGTCACAGATTTATTTGACCCAGAAGATCCTTGGGCACACTTCGTTTTCAATGCGATTAAAGCTAAAGAACTTTTCCTCAAAGATGTAAATTACATCGTCCGCAATGGGGAAGTAGTAATTGTAGATGAATTTACTGGTCGAGTGCTACCTGGACGGCGTTGGAGTGATGGACTACACCAGGCTATTGAAGCTAAAGAACACGAGGAGATTCAGCCAGAAACTCAAACTCTAGCGACAATTACTTATCAAAATCTATTTTTGCTGTATCCAAAACTCGGTGGAATGACCGGAACAGCAAAAACGGAAGAACCAGAATTTGAAAAAATTTACAAACTAGAAGTTGCGGTAATTCCTACCAACCGTGACAGAAGACGCGAAGACTTGTCTGATATGGTCTTTAAGACAGAACCGGGCAAGTGGGGTGCGATCGCCAAAGAATGTGCGGAAATGCACGAACTCGGTAGACCTGTGTTAGTGGGAACCACTAGTGTAGAAAAATCCGAACTTCTCAGCCGATTGCTGAAGCAGCTAGAGATTCCCCATGAATTACTCAACGCCAGACCGGAGAATGTCGAGCGTGAAGCGGAAATCGTCGCCCAAGCTGGACGTAAAGGTGCTGTTACCATTGCTACTAACATGGCTGGTAGAGGTACAGACATCATTTTGGGTGGTAACTCCGAATATATGGCACGTTTGAAGCTGCGGGAATACTTCATGCCCCGCATCGTCATGCCAGAAGATGAAGATAGCTTTGGGGTTCAAAGACCAGCCGGATTGCCTACAGGACATGGTGGTGGCCAAGGCTTTGTCCCTGGCAAAAAAGTCAAAACTTGGCGGGCTTCACCAGAAATTTTCCCCACCCAGTTAACAAAAGAAACAGAGAAACTACTCAAAGATGCAGTAGAAATTGCAGTACGTGAGTATGGCGATCGCAGTTTACCGGAACTAGAAGCAGAAGACAAGGTAGCTGTAGCTGCCGAAAAAGCTCCCATCGACGACCCTGTGATTCTGAAATTGCGGGAAGCTTACAACCGCGTTAAACAGGAATACGAACAATTTACTACCCGCGAACATGATGAGGTAGTGGGAATCGGTGGTTTGCACGTAATTGGTACAGAACGCCACGAATCGCGGCGGATTGATAACCAGTTGCGGGGACGTGCAGGTAGACAAGGCGACCCTGGAACCACGAGATTCTTCCTCAGCTTAGAGGATAACCTACTGCGGATTTTTGGTGGCGATCGCGTTGCTGGGTTAATGAACGCCTTCCAAGTGGAAGAAGATATGCCCATCGAGTCTGGGATGCTTACCCGCAGTTTGGAAGGCGCACAGAAAAAAGTCGAAACCTACTACTACGACATCCGTAAGCAGGTATTTGAGTATGACGAGGTGATGAACAATCAACGTCGTGCTATTTATGCTGAACGCCGCCGGGTTTTAGAAGGTCAAGATTTGAAAGAACAGGTAATCAAGTACGCTGAAAAAACGATGGATGATATCGTTGATTACTACATCAACATAGACTTACCCTCCGAAGAGTGGGAGTTAGAAAAGTTGGTTGAGAAAGTCAAAGAATTCGTCTATCTACTAGCAGACTTGCAGCCAAATCAATTAGAAGATATGACAGTCGGCGAGATTAAAGCCTTCCTCCACGAACAGGTGCGGATTGCTTACGATCTCAAAGAAGCGCAAATTGACCAAGTTCAACCCGGACTCATGCGCCAAGCTGAACGTTTCTTTATCTTGCAACGCATTGATACCCTGTGGCGGGAACACTTGCAACAAATGGATGCCTTACGCGAATCAGTGGGATTACGCGGTTACGGGCAAAAAGATCCACTAATTGAGTATAAGAGCGAGGGTTACGAACTCTTCTTGGATATGATGGTCAACATCCGCCGAGATGTAGTTTACTCGTTGTTTATGTTCCAGCCGCAGCCGCAGCAGATGATGCAGGCATCATCAGAGATGGTGTAA
- a CDS encoding class I SAM-dependent methyltransferase, producing the protein MNIQEAFNAAAVDYDNLRRILIPCFDEFYKTAVEIIPGAHSAPIKVLDLGAGTGLYSGMVQSVFPNAEFTLLDLAPEMLEKAKLRFSKMGKSPKILIGDYIETDLGDSYDLIISALSIHHLSDFDKELLYQRIYDVLNPGGIFVNADQVLGKTPDLEELYRQHWLDSIHAKGISKEDLKAAQKRMEYDRMATLEIQLHWLEAAGFQNVDCWYKNFSFAVFGGYRPTI; encoded by the coding sequence ATGAATATTCAAGAAGCTTTTAATGCTGCCGCAGTAGATTACGATAACTTACGTCGTATTCTAATTCCCTGTTTTGATGAATTTTACAAAACAGCTGTTGAAATTATACCAGGCGCTCATAGCGCACCGATAAAGGTTTTAGATTTGGGTGCTGGTACTGGACTTTACTCAGGTATGGTGCAATCTGTTTTCCCAAATGCAGAGTTCACCTTACTAGACTTAGCCCCTGAGATGTTAGAGAAAGCTAAGTTGAGATTTAGCAAAATGGGTAAATCTCCCAAAATCTTAATTGGTGACTACATTGAGACTGATTTGGGTGATTCCTACGACCTGATAATCTCTGCCCTATCTATTCATCATCTTTCTGATTTTGACAAAGAACTTCTTTATCAACGAATTTATGATGTCCTCAATCCTGGAGGGATATTTGTCAACGCTGACCAAGTTCTCGGCAAAACCCCTGATTTAGAAGAACTTTATCGTCAACACTGGTTAGATTCTATCCATGCTAAGGGTATCTCAAAAGAGGATCTTAAAGCTGCACAAAAACGCATGGAATACGATCGCATGGCAACCCTTGAGATTCAACTTCACTGGTTAGAAGCGGCTGGGTTTCAAAATGTGGATTGCTGGTACAAAAATTTTAGCTTTGCGGTTTTTGGTGGTTATCGACCGACTATTTAA